From the genome of Treponema denticola:
CGTTTTTATAATCAGTCTGTGATTGTTTTTTATCGTTAGGTCCGTATTCAAATGTGGAAAGAAACTCATCATCATCTTTTTTTTGAAATGCTTCAACCAGCAGATTTTTTTCATTATAAGTATATATGTTTTTTTCAAGCTCCGTTTTTCCGTCAGCATCGTAAACCGTTTTTTCCGTTTCCAACTTTTTTTCGTTATATTTTATTTTTATAAATCTATCTTCTAAAGAAATCTCACAAGATTCTTGATAACCGTCTTTATATATATATTGTTTTTTTTCAATAAGCTTATCTTTTTCATATAGGACTGACAGCACAGGCTTTCCATCTTCATTCAATTTTTCAAAAAACCACCTATCTCCGTAACAGGTAGTAAGTCCTGAATTTTGAATCGAATAAAATCCATCGTCTTCTTCTTCATCATTTTCTTCAGGTATATCTTCCGACTCTTTTGATGTATCCGGCTCCTGTTTTATTTCAGACTCTTTTGTTTTCTGCTTTTCAGATAAATCCGAATCGGTATTTTCCACTCCGTCAGCAAAAATAAAAAGAGAAAAAACAAGAAGAAGCAGCAACAAGACAATTTTTTTACAATTCATTTATATTTTCCCGATAAATTCTTTTACATAGTCTTCTGGTAAAAACGGCGATATATTTTCGTATTTTTCTCCCGTACCGACAAAGAGCATAGGAAGATTAAACTCTTTTCCGGCTGTAATAGCGACACCGCCCTTTGCAGTAGAATCATATTTTGTCAAAAAAACGGCATCGATACCTATAGCCTCATGAAAAACTTCAGCCTGCCTTAAACCGTTTTGGCCGGTAGTTGCATCCAATACCAATATCTTTTTATAACAGCCTTCAGAAGCCTTTGTTTTTGCAATCCTGTCTATTTTTTGAAGCTCCCTAACAAGATTTTCTTTATTATGAAGGCGGCCTGCCGTATCTGCAAGAACAAGACCTCCGCCTGAAGCAGCCATAGCATCCCCTGCATCAAAAATTACAGCCCCAGGATCTCCTCCGTGCTGGTGTGCTACTACCCTAACGCCGTTTTTTTCGCCATGAAATTTCAGCTGTTCTATTGCAGCTGCTCTAAAAGTATCACCGGCAGCCAAAATAATAGGGACATTCGAATTTTGTTTATAATAATGAGCCATCTTTCCTATAGATGTTGTTTTTCCTACACCGTTAACACCCAAGACAAGATAAATCGATACCTTTCCGGCTTCCGGATTTAAAGAACAGACCTTTACATAAGGCAACAAAATTTTATAGAGAGAATTTAAAACATCTTCTTCGGAAATAAGTTTTTCTTTTTTACAAATTTCCCTTAAAGACTTTTCAATTTCAAGAGCGGTCTTCTGTCCAATATCACCTTCGATTAAAGTATCCGTTAATTCTTCAAAAAAAGACTCATCAGGGCCTTTATATAAACCGAATATTTTTTTTAATCCTGCAGCAAAACTCTTATTCTTCATTTTTACTCTCCTTATTTTCTATGCTTACATCTTTATCAGACACAGGTTCCTTATAGACAGGAGAAGCATAGTCCGGTTTTATTTTTCTTGGTAAAGCTCTATCCGCTTTTATAAGATAGATTATCAATTGAATAAAATAATTTACCCCCAAAGCAATGGTTACCCCTTGAAAAATATTTTGGGTCAAAACCAGCTTATTTATTCTATCTACCTCTTGCTGCGTCTGAGGAATTTTATTTGCCTTAAACGCAGAAACTTGATCGTCAACAATACTATTTGAAATCATTGTTATAGGTAAAATTATATACAAGGCACCTAAAGACCAATACAAAACCTTTCTTTGTTTTTCAATAGAATCTTTTATATTCTTTTTATTTAAATTTATAATCATATTCTGAACATTCTGCGGAGAAAGAATATTTGATGAAGGTTCAAACAAACCGAAAGTATGTACTCCTTTTTCTTCAAATTCTAAAACGGATTTTACCTTCGGAAGATTTATAATACCGGGAATTTTAATGGAATATTGAGATTTAAAAAATATATTGGGATTTGCACTTTTAAGATTAAAACCTATTTTTAAAGTTTCAGTTTGCTTTAAATTTATTTTCAAGGTATATGAGTCTTTATCCTTTAATTCTACTTGCCGTGATTCTTCGATATAATTTTCTGCAGAAGCACTTATTTGATAAAACCCTTCATAGAGAGTTATAGGTTTTGAAAAATCTCTTATTAATTTACTATCAATATAAACCTTCGCAGTTTTAGGATTTACATCAAAAAATATTTTTACTTTTTTTGTGTTTTGAATGATAGTATATATCTGTCTCGAAATAGTTTCAACAACTTGCTCTACATCATCATATTTTCCTGCTCCGGAAAATTCATAAATTTGCATTCCGGGAAGACCTGTATCCAAATAAGCGGTAATTACCATGTAGCCCGAAATATCTTTCACGGATCCGTAAATCAAAGCAGATATATTCTCTTTTTTTAGATTTTCACCTAAATCGGAATTTTCAGGCATATTATATAAAGTATCTCCATGTTTCCATAATATGATATCTTTTGGGCTGTCTGAACTATAAAAACGGACTTCTTCCGTCCTTATATCATTATCGGCATCATAAATACTTTTTTCCTTTTTTAAAATTTCTTCCGCAAGTTTTTTTTGTTTTTCAGCTTTTATTTTTTTATCTTCAACCGATAAAAAAAGATTATCTTTATCCTGTATAAGTTTAGCTCTTTCCTTTATAAGTTTTAGTTTTTTATTGGAAGCATCCATAACAGCCCGTAATTTTTTTTCTTCAAAAGGGACAATTCTTTTTGCACCTGTATCCATATAGTTATAAAACAATTCAGGAACTATTGTTTTATAACTTTGATAAGTTGAAGGAAGATTTTCAGTTTTAAATTCCGCCACGGCAAGAGTCCAGCCGGAAGAAGCTTCGGAAGAGTTTTGAGCATTTAAAAAAAGACTTAAAAAAGGCAAGATAAAAACAGCAAGCTTTTTTTTCCGCCGATAGGAACTTATAGACATCTTATAACTCCTTTTTCAGTGAACGGACATAATAAAAAATCAGAAGCACCGCATATAAGAGCTCTTTCTGCCAAGCTTTCCGAACCGATAGAACTAATAGCAACAAATTTTGTATCAGGACTTTTTTTTCTAAAAACAGCCGTATCCGTAAAAAGGCCTGTATCAAAAAAAACAAGCCTTACATTCTCATTGATTAATGTACCGATAAATGTACCCATAATAGAAGACTGAGGCAATATCTTAACAGCCTCTTTTCCATGAGAGCAGCATATCATTTTTATTTGAGATGCTAAAAATTCCGACTTGCATATAATGCATATCATATAGCATCATCCTCATCAATACTCATATCCTCGATTTTTGTATTTAAAAAACTGTTTATAAATTCGTCTATACCGCCGTCCATTACAGCTTGAATATTTCCTGTCTCACATTTTGTACGGTGATCCTTTACCATTGTATACGGCTGAAAAACATAGGAACGGATTTGGTTGCCCCAAGAAATACCTTTTTTTTCGGCTGCAAACTTCATGTTCTCTTTTTCTTTTTGTTCTTCATAATAATTATAAAGCCTTGATTTTAGAACATTCATAGCTGTGGCTCTATTGCTGATTTGGCTTCTTTGAGTTTGGCAGGCTACAACTATTCCGGTTGGAATATGGGTAATACGCACGGCCGAGTCGGTTTTATTTACATGCTGACCGCCTGCCCCTCCGGCTCGGTAGGTATCTATACGCAAGTCTTCAGGGCGTATATCAACCTCTATCGTATCATCAAGAACAGGAAAAGCAAATACCGAGGTAAAAGAGGTATGCCTTCTTCCATTGGAATCAAAGGGACTTATGCGTACCAGCCTATGAATCCCTGTTTCGCTTTTTAAGAGGCCGAAAGCAAAATCTCCTGAAATTTGGAAAGTTGCCGATTTAATTCCTCCCTCGGCTTCTATCAAATCGATGGTTTCCGTTTTAAATCCTTTAGACTCACACCAGCGTAAATACATACGAACCAGCATACTGGCCCAATCACAGGCCTCCGTCCCTCCGGCTCCTGCATGAACTGTAAGATAAGCATCGTTTTTGTCAACCTCGCCGGAAAGCAGATTTAAAATACTTAGCTGATTATACTTTTCTTCAATAGAAAGATAATTTGCTTCTATTTCATTGGAAAGTTGGCCGTCCCCCGATTCCTCAGCGAGATCCATTAAGACTTCCAAATCCGAAACTGAGCTCATGAGCTCTTCCCAAGGATAAATTCTATTTTTGAGAGCCTTTATTTCTCCCATAATTTTTTCGGCTTTTTTGCTGTCATTCCAAAAATCGGGAGCTAGGGTTATAGCTTCTTTTTCGGCTATTTTCGATTTAACAGCCTCAGGGTCAAAGACGCCCCCAAATATCATAAATATCGTTTTTTAAATCTTCAAGCTTTGATCGATAGTCTTCCATAAATTTTTCACTCTCCAACTATTTTGCAGGCGGGCGTACAAGTACCCTCCTCCACTTTTTCTTATAAAGCGTAGTTATCGCTAACACATCTTGAATCGGATACTGATATAAGCGGACTATATCATAGTAGTCGGTAACACGATCTATATCCTGTTTTAATGTAACAAGGCCTTCATCATTGATTGTTACCGATTCCCAGCAAGAATGCTGAACCCTTTCAAAGCCGTTGGCTGTTAGGACTTCTGCAAGATTAGAAGCCGATTCTTTCCCTCCCGGATCTATAACAACTGAAACAAACATAGAGAGTAGAATACGACAAAAGAGAAAAATTGTCAAACCCCTAAGATAATTAAAAAATCTTTACCTAGTATATACTTAAAAAAAAGGAAAAAATGCCGATAAATACGGTATGGAAAATAGAAAAAACTTTGTTGAGGAACTTTCGGTAGTTCTTGACACAAAAAGAAACGAATTCAACACTAAAATTCTTCCCAAGGTTCAGGAAAATTATAATATCCAAATCAGTGCTCTTCATGCAATTAGAAGCACTCTTTTAAAAAAACGCGTAATTCATGACGATCCTTATAAATATGACAGCAAAATGACTGAAGTTGAAATTCCCAGCAAAGAAAACTTTGCCGATTCGGAAAAGGCAAGCGTTATAGGCACCCGTTTGGCACACTATGAAACAATGCTGGAATTTGTAAGCAATTATTATCAGTTTAATACCGAGTTTTTAACACCAAAAAGGATTTCGCTGCTTCTTGAACTAAACAGTACTTTCATTTGGTCGGATTTTACAAATACATCAACGCATACAAACACAAGAGCGATTGCAGATATAATCAATAACCTTTTTAAAGGGCCGGATCAGCTATCAAACAGCCTATTAAGGGATTCGGTAGCTCATATGGGGAAAAGTGAGGTATATATAAATACACAGCTTAAAAGCCTTTCACTTTTTTACCGAGAAGAATATAAACTTTTAATTCGGCGTGAAATTATGCCCTCAGTAAAGGTAAGCAAAACAGATTGTTCCAATCCTGCAAATATTTTAAGAGAGATTAAAAAGATATTCTCAATAAAAATGAAAAAAAAGCCCTTTTATACGGATCTCATAGTCGAGATAATAAGGGAAGATTACGGAGAAGATTCAAGTATCTTACAGCAGGAAATTTTATCTAAACTGGAAATTAAAGAAAAACAGGACTCTTTCTCGCCTCAAAAAGTCAATAACAGGCCTATTTTAATATCCGGTTTAAAAATTCTATCAAATTCCGCCCCGCACTTAAAAGCTGCATTGGAAAAAATAAAGTCCAATCAAGAAATGGTATACAAGGCAGAAAATACGGTATTTAAAAAAATAGCACAAATTTTTAGGCAGGCTCTAAAGCTGGAACCTCCTGAAAAACAGATAACAATCATTATCACCGATAATATCACTCAAAACACAAAAAAACAAACTATCAATTATTCTGTTTTTGAAAAAGAAGTGCTTCAAAAAATATCCTTATTCCAAAGTATTTTAATGTCTAATTCGGCAGTTAATCAAAAAATAAAAACAATGCCGGACGAGTTTCTATTTAACAGCCTTACAAAATACATAAGCGACAGCAATGAAATACTAAAACAACTTGGAGGGCTTGACGAATTCTACAAAAACGTAAAACCGGAACTTAGAAGTAAAATAAGAGGAATTAAGATAGAAATTACAACAATTACAAACTCAGTCATAAAAGCAAACCAATGCAGAGCCGAATATCAAGCTCTCAGCGACGAAGTAAACCAAATGAAAAGGCTTGGGGTTATCTAAAAGATAATCCGATTGAATAATAATAAAAAAAGCAATATAATACCGATAATATGAAAAATAAACTATTAGCATTATTTTTGCTTTTAATGTCCTTTTACCTCTTTTCGCAAGAAGACCAAAAAAAGGAACTGAATATTTCCATAAGTTCAGGGATACCGATGCTTCACCCTCATACGGCCTTCGATGCGGGAGAAGCCCAAATCTTAACAGCCCTTTGTGAAGGCCTTTTTGTATACGATCCTTATACATTGCAGCCCGTTCCGGCACTTGCCGAAAAGCACAGTGTTTCAGGCGGAAGAACATGGCGTTTTACAATCAGAAAAGATGCAAAGTTTGAAAACGGAAAACCCATAACGGCTCAAACCTTTGTTGATTCATGGCTGAATCTTTTAAACCCCACAGGCAACCATCCATATGCTTCACTTTTAGACTGCATAGACGGAGCTGCCGATTACCGTAACGGAAAACTAAAAAATAAAAATCAGGTCGGAATAAGAGCCGAAAGCGGACAAGTTCTTTTAGTAACCACAAATACCGAAATTGAACACCTTCCCAACATTCTATGTCATCATGCCTTTTCAGCCGTTGAAGCCTCCCAGCTTGAAGCGGCCTTAAAATTTTCTAACATAGAAAGAATAGAAAAATTAAAGGACAGTTTTAAACCCATATCAAGCGGAGCCTATAAGATAAAAAAATTTTCCGAAAAAGAGCTGATTTTGGTAAAAAACGAACACTATTGGGATAAGGATAATGTTCAAATTCCTCAAATAAACCTCTTCCTCGATTTAAGCAAGGAAGAAGCTATCGAAAAATTCAATATAGGGAAGATTCATTGGCTTTCAAGAAGCGATGTGATTTCTAAAATAGGCGACCAGCGTTGTGTAAATATCGACCCTCTTTTTGCAACCGATTATTTTTTCTTTAAGACTTCATCTCCGAATATTAAGGATGCAGATTTTAGGAAGGCTCTTCTTTTAGCTGTTCCCTATGAGGAATTACGCAAGGGCTATCCTATAAAGGCGGAAACTTTGATTTTTCCTCTTGCAGGCTACCCCAAAATTCAGGGCGTAAATGAATATAACCTGCAAAAAGCCCAAGAAATCATAGATAAGCTTAATTTAAACGAAGAACAAAAAAAGGTGGTAATTAAAATACCCGAAAGCACATATTATCAAGAATTAGCCGAAATTTTATCGGCTGCATGGTCAAAAATCGGGGTAAAAACCGAAGTTAAGCTTATTTCTTTGAACGCTTACTATAACAGTCTAAAATCAAATGATTACGATTTAGGAACCATCACTTGGATAGGGGACTTCGCAGACCCTCTGGCCTTTTTAGAGATGTTCCGGCCGAATTCGAACCTCAATGACTCGGACTGGAAAAATCAGGAATTTGAAAGAATAATCCTCAAATCCCATGCCGAAAAAGACTTTAAAAAACGATACGAAATGTTAAGCAAGGCAGAAGAGCTCTTACTGGGAGAGAGCGTGATTATTCCGATATCCTATAGGTTAAGCGTAAATATTATAGATATTTATTCCATAGGCGGCTGGTATTCAAATGCAATAGATATACACCCCTTTAAGTTTATAAAATTTATCAAGCCTCAGCCCGTGCCGGGACTTGTAAAATTAAATAAATAGCTCAAAAAGAAGCGATAAGGCTGCCGCAAAAAAACTTCATTTTTTTACAAAATATGTATTGACATTTTTTGTGATTTGTAATATTATCCATGTCATTGGGCGCTTAGCTCAGCTGGTACGAGCGTCTGGTTTACACCCAGAATGTCGGCGGTTCGATCCCGTCAGCGCCCAATCCTTCCTTTAACAGTAAATCACTTATATTCATTTAATCTCACACAAAGACTAATTATCATTGGCATATTTTTAGGTAAACTGTTTCGCCTAATCCTCAATATGTAGAAAACATGCTGCAAGGCCGGACAATTCCAATTAAAGAAACTGATAAATGGAATTGTCTATTTCACTGCTATTTTCATATTTTGCGGAGCTGTTATATTTATTTCCAAAAAAATACTATAAGAATTTTTTATAGCTTGTGTTAAATACCTCTCCTAGTTTTTTTGCCATAGCAATACTGATAGGACGGGCACCCCTTTCCATGCCGGAGACATTTTGTACATTAATACAAAGTTTTTCAGCGAGTTGAGCCTGTGTAAGATTGTCACGGTTTCTTAAAAGCTTTAATGTTTTTTGAGGTGTCATATTTTTTTGAATATTTTTAAACCATTCTGTTTCAGTTACCTCTTCATATTCGTCATCTTCATCATACTCAACAGTAACATGGTTGTATTTAGTTTTTACAAAGTTTAATAAATCAGGCGGAATGTCACCTTCAATTTTAATAAGGGGCGTTTTCACGTGAACCAGCATAATAGACCTCCATTTCAATACCTTTTATCGTCTCTTTCCAACATGCAATCCAATGATATGATAAATGACAATGATATTTATTTTTACCTAAAGAACTAAAATTGGACCAAGCCGTTTGTACAGGTCCGGATTCTTTTAAATCAAGTATGAGCTGAGCATATAATTCTTGTTCTTTTTGCGGCATTTTTGCTACAGCCTTTGTGATCCGTTTTTTTTGGATTACCCTATACATATGTAAATTATAATCATTTTTTGATTACTTGTCAAGCCTTACCTCATCTTAATTCCTTTTCGCCCCCTTCCCCATTGCTGGACAAAAGGTTTATTTTTATGTAAAATAAAGAGAAATGCGGCTTTAAGGAGCATAGAAATAAATGTACAAAAACGATTTTCCATTGCTTATGCAAAATCCTAACATTCATTATTTGGATTCGGCGGCAACGGCACAGAGGCCTCTATCGGTTATAGAAGGCATTAAAGAATATTTTTTACACTCAAACGGAAATGCGGGCCGAGGCTCTCATTCCCTTGCAATAGCTTCTTCTATTTTGGTTGAAGAAACACGAAAAAAAACGGCCGAATTTATAGGAGCCGACAAAATTGAAAGCATTATCTTTACAAAAAATTCTACCGAAGCTCTCAATATAGTTGCCTATTGTTATGGCTTATCACAGCTTAAAAGCGGAGATGAAATTCTATTGGCAGTATCAAACCATCATGCAAACCTCGTGCCTTGGCAGTTTGTTGCAAAACAAACGGGGGCTGCCGTAAAATTTATCTACCTTAACAAAAACGGCACCTTGGACATAAATGACTTTAAGGCTAAACTTTCTTCCAAAACAAAGGTGGTCGCCATCTCAAGCGTGGTAAATGCTACAGGAATTATAAACCCTGTAGAAGAGGTAATAAAACTAAGCCATGAGAGCGGAGCCGTTGTTGTGGTTGATGCAGCCCAAGCCATTGCTCACTACAAGCAGGACGTATCAACCCTTGACTGCGACTTTTTGGTTTTTTCGGGACACAAGATTTTTTCGGACTTCGGTGTCGGGGTGCTTTACGGAAAAAAAGACCTATTGGACAAGATGCCTCCATTTTTATACGGCGGAGATATGATAAACTTTGTTACAGAAGAATCAAGCGAGTTTAAGGAAGCCCCCTATAAATACGAAGGCGGCACCCATGATACAGCTGCCATAGTTTCTCTTAAAAATGCAATAGAATATATCGAAAAAATCGGCTATGACAATATAGAAAAAACCGTAAAAGAATTGGACTCTTATGCTCTTTCCGAATTAAAAAAACTTGACTTTGTAGAAACATACGGCACCGATGCTGAGGAGAGGGCGAGTATAATAGCCTTTAATGTAAAAGACGTGCACTCGCATGACACCTCCTACATCTTAAACGAATACGGTGTTATGGTTCGAAGCGGACATCATTGTACTCAGCCCCTGATGGCTTACCTAAACATAAATTCCTGCTGCCGTGCAAGTTTTTCTATTTTCAACACCAAGGAAGACATAGACCTTATGATTACAGCCTTAAAAAAAGTAAAAAGCGTTTTTTTAAAGGATTAGAAAAACTTAAAAAATAACATCGATAAGGAACATAAATGGACATAGATACAATTTATCAGGAAATGATTTTAGAATACTCCCGAAAAAAAGAAAACTGCCGCGAACTTTCGGGCGAAGGAGTAAAGATAGAAAGAGGTCATAATCCTTCATGCGGTGATGACCTTACTCTGCTTATCAGGGAAAAAGATGGAATCATAGAAGAAGCGTCCTTTTTAGGAAGGGGCTGTGCTATTTCTACGGCTTCTACAAATATGCTGATTGAACTTATAAGAGGGAAAAAAGCCGAAGAAGGAAAACGCAAGGTAGAAATATTTTTTAAGATGATGAGCGGAAAAGAAATTTCGGAGGAAGAAAAGGAAGAATTGGAAGATGCCCAAATCTTGGAATACTTTGCCGAAATGCCTGCCCGTATAAAATGTGCAACTTTAAGTTGGCACAGTGCCGATGTTCTTTTAAACGAAAAAAAAGGGACAGTGTAAAAACAAAGTCCCTTTTTTAAAAAAAATCAAGTAAATCTTATTTTTCGATATCGCTTGATTTTACTTTTACCACATGGCCGGGACCTGCATCAAAGATAATTAAAAAGTCTTTTACCTTGATATCGGCGTACTTAATTGTAATCTCACCCTTTTTATCGAGTTTACCGGTAAATAGAACTTTCTTTTTTGCATCTTTTTCCTTAGGGTTTTCGATTCGAATCTCTACACCGGCGGCTGATGAGCCGTCGGTAAAACCGCCCTCACAGGTAAAGGTTCCGTCACCGTTATCATAACAGTGCAATATCGGGGCATGAGCAAACAAAAGAGCTGCTCCCAACACTAAAAAACAAATAAAAACAGCTGTTCTTTTTTTCATTTTTCTTTCTCTCCTATCGGCAGATAAACAGTGAGCAATACTTATGCCCAACTGTTTATCATACCTCATATAAAAATCTTTAATGTAATTATTTTTCAACAATACCTTTTAAAATTTTGCGGCAAGTATTTTCAACACGCTTAGCAATCATTTCATTTGAAAGATTAGCAGGAAGACAAGTCGGTTTTCCTTTAATTTTAGCAAAATCGGCATCGTTCATACCATACCAAAAATGGAAGTGTAAAGGACTTCCTCCTGCACCCGTAAGAGAAATTGTCTTAAACATTCCTGCATCTTTTTTATCAGTTACCACAGCAAGCAATCCGGGCTTGGAGGCATTTTCAGCAGTTCTCTTATAAGCAGCTCGATGAATTTCTTTTCCGTCCTTATAGACTACAAATTCGTTCTTACCGTCTTCGGTAACAAATTCGATATGAGTATAAAGATCTGTCGTGCCGTATACTTTTTTCATTTCGGCAATAATTTCAGCTTTTGTAAAGTCTCCGCCCTTAGGATTTTTACCGGCAAATTCTTTAATGATTTTATCGTAAGCGGCATTAACTTCAGCACTTGTGTTGTCATAAATTAAAGAGGTATTCATCCATTTTCCTTCTTTTGCATAAGGCTCGAAGGGAGATTTTGGGAACATGCCTGCAACAGCTCCTATGGTATCTTTAAAATTCTTTACAAGCTCTTCTTTTGTCATTGAAGCAGGCACATAGGTAGGCCACCACATAGGATCGGCTTTTACCAATGCGTCAATACTGGATCCGCCTGTTCTTACATGCCAATGGAGTAGTCCTCCTTCGGAATCTCGATGCGGGGGAAAGCAGATAATATATTTTGCCATAGTAAGACCGCGTACATTTTTTACGGCTTCAAAAGTTTCCCAGTAATATCCGTCATAACCTATAACAGGCACCTTTCCCTTGTAAACATACTCGGAAGAAATTTCTTTTTCCTTTCCATCAGCATCTTTTACGGTAAACACAACAGTGTTTGTTCCGTCAAATTTTATCTTTGAAAATGATGTTTTATACATTCCTTCAACGGTCAATTTGAAACCTTCAACGGTATAATTTTCCATTTTGGCTGCTGCTTCTTTGTATGCAGGATTTAAAGAAGGATCATTTTTTGCGGAATCCAGCGAAACCCATTCGCCTTTCCATGCGGCAAGTTCTTTACCGGGTTCAATTTTCATGCCTCCGATTGTGTCAGGCATCGACTTACATGCAGTAAAAATAACTGCAAGAACCATTAAAACTAATACAAGTTTTGCACCGAAATTTTTATTAGACATAGTAACCTCCTTATGTCAAAATAAGGTATTATCAAATATTGATAAACTTAATAAAAATTGGGAACCTAAAATAGGTTCCCAAT
Proteins encoded in this window:
- the ftsY gene encoding signal recognition particle-docking protein FtsY, translated to MKNKSFAAGLKKIFGLYKGPDESFFEELTDTLIEGDIGQKTALEIEKSLREICKKEKLISEEDVLNSLYKILLPYVKVCSLNPEAGKVSIYLVLGVNGVGKTTSIGKMAHYYKQNSNVPIILAAGDTFRAAAIEQLKFHGEKNGVRVVAHQHGGDPGAVIFDAGDAMAASGGGLVLADTAGRLHNKENLVRELQKIDRIAKTKASEGCYKKILVLDATTGQNGLRQAEVFHEAIGIDAVFLTKYDSTAKGGVAITAGKEFNLPMLFVGTGEKYENISPFLPEDYVKEFIGKI
- a CDS encoding PEGA domain-containing protein encodes the protein MSISSYRRKKKLAVFILPFLSLFLNAQNSSEASSGWTLAVAEFKTENLPSTYQSYKTIVPELFYNYMDTGAKRIVPFEEKKLRAVMDASNKKLKLIKERAKLIQDKDNLFLSVEDKKIKAEKQKKLAEEILKKEKSIYDADNDIRTEEVRFYSSDSPKDIILWKHGDTLYNMPENSDLGENLKKENISALIYGSVKDISGYMVITAYLDTGLPGMQIYEFSGAGKYDDVEQVVETISRQIYTIIQNTKKVKIFFDVNPKTAKVYIDSKLIRDFSKPITLYEGFYQISASAENYIEESRQVELKDKDSYTLKINLKQTETLKIGFNLKSANPNIFFKSQYSIKIPGIINLPKVKSVLEFEEKGVHTFGLFEPSSNILSPQNVQNMIINLNKKNIKDSIEKQRKVLYWSLGALYIILPITMISNSIVDDQVSAFKANKIPQTQQEVDRINKLVLTQNIFQGVTIALGVNYFIQLIIYLIKADRALPRKIKPDYASPVYKEPVSDKDVSIENKESKNEE
- the prfB gene encoding peptide chain release factor 2 (programmed frameshift), with amino-acid sequence MEDYRSKLEDLKNDIYDIWGRLDPEAVKSKIAEKEAITLAPDFWNDSKKAEKIMGEIKALKNRIYPWEELMSSVSDLEVLMDLAEESGDGQLSNEIEANYLSIEEKYNQLSILNLLSGEVDKNDAYLTVHAGAGGTEACDWASMLVRMYLRWCESKGFKTETIDLIEAEGGIKSATFQISGDFAFGLLKSETGIHRLVRISPFDSNGRRHTSFTSVFAFPVLDDTIEVDIRPEDLRIDTYRAGGAGGQHVNKTDSAVRITHIPTGIVVACQTQRSQISNRATAMNVLKSRLYNYYEEQKEKENMKFAAEKKGISWGNQIRSYVFQPYTMVKDHRTKCETGNIQAVMDGGIDEFINSFLNTKIEDMSIDEDDAI
- a CDS encoding CRISPR-associated protein Cas2, with protein sequence MFVSVVIDPGGKESASNLAEVLTANGFERVQHSCWESVTINDEGLVTLKQDIDRVTDYYDIVRLYQYPIQDVLAITTLYKKKWRRVLVRPPAK
- a CDS encoding peptide ABC transporter substrate-binding protein, translating into MLHPHTAFDAGEAQILTALCEGLFVYDPYTLQPVPALAEKHSVSGGRTWRFTIRKDAKFENGKPITAQTFVDSWLNLLNPTGNHPYASLLDCIDGAADYRNGKLKNKNQVGIRAESGQVLLVTTNTEIEHLPNILCHHAFSAVEASQLEAALKFSNIERIEKLKDSFKPISSGAYKIKKFSEKELILVKNEHYWDKDNVQIPQINLFLDLSKEEAIEKFNIGKIHWLSRSDVISKIGDQRCVNIDPLFATDYFFFKTSSPNIKDADFRKALLLAVPYEELRKGYPIKAETLIFPLAGYPKIQGVNEYNLQKAQEIIDKLNLNEEQKKVVIKIPESTYYQELAEILSAAWSKIGVKTEVKLISLNAYYNSLKSNDYDLGTITWIGDFADPLAFLEMFRPNSNLNDSDWKNQEFERIILKSHAEKDFKKRYEMLSKAEELLLGESVIIPISYRLSVNIIDIYSIGGWYSNAIDIHPFKFIKFIKPQPVPGLVKLNK
- a CDS encoding helix-turn-helix domain-containing protein; its protein translation is MLVHVKTPLIKIEGDIPPDLLNFVKTKYNHVTVEYDEDDEYEEVTETEWFKNIQKNMTPQKTLKLLRNRDNLTQAQLAEKLCINVQNVSGMERGARPISIAMAKKLGEVFNTSYKKFL
- a CDS encoding SufS family cysteine desulfurase, giving the protein MYKNDFPLLMQNPNIHYLDSAATAQRPLSVIEGIKEYFLHSNGNAGRGSHSLAIASSILVEETRKKTAEFIGADKIESIIFTKNSTEALNIVAYCYGLSQLKSGDEILLAVSNHHANLVPWQFVAKQTGAAVKFIYLNKNGTLDINDFKAKLSSKTKVVAISSVVNATGIINPVEEVIKLSHESGAVVVVDAAQAIAHYKQDVSTLDCDFLVFSGHKIFSDFGVGVLYGKKDLLDKMPPFLYGGDMINFVTEESSEFKEAPYKYEGGTHDTAAIVSLKNAIEYIEKIGYDNIEKTVKELDSYALSELKKLDFVETYGTDAEERASIIAFNVKDVHSHDTSYILNEYGVMVRSGHHCTQPLMAYLNINSCCRASFSIFNTKEDIDLMITALKKVKSVFLKD
- the sufU gene encoding Fe-S cluster assembly sulfur transfer protein SufU; amino-acid sequence: MDIDTIYQEMILEYSRKKENCRELSGEGVKIERGHNPSCGDDLTLLIREKDGIIEEASFLGRGCAISTASTNMLIELIRGKKAEEGKRKVEIFFKMMSGKEISEEEKEELEDAQILEYFAEMPARIKCATLSWHSADVLLNEKKGTV
- a CDS encoding ZinT/AdcA family metal-binding protein, yielding MSNKNFGAKLVLVLMVLAVIFTACKSMPDTIGGMKIEPGKELAAWKGEWVSLDSAKNDPSLNPAYKEAAAKMENYTVEGFKLTVEGMYKTSFSKIKFDGTNTVVFTVKDADGKEKEISSEYVYKGKVPVIGYDGYYWETFEAVKNVRGLTMAKYIICFPPHRDSEGGLLHWHVRTGGSSIDALVKADPMWWPTYVPASMTKEELVKNFKDTIGAVAGMFPKSPFEPYAKEGKWMNTSLIYDNTSAEVNAAYDKIIKEFAGKNPKGGDFTKAEIIAEMKKVYGTTDLYTHIEFVTEDGKNEFVVYKDGKEIHRAAYKRTAENASKPGLLAVVTDKKDAGMFKTISLTGAGGSPLHFHFWYGMNDADFAKIKGKPTCLPANLSNEMIAKRVENTCRKILKGIVEK